One Mesorhizobium loti genomic window carries:
- a CDS encoding flavin reductase domain protein fmn-binding protein, which yields MVDAVAVAQRTIDPIALRRAFGTFVTGVTVITTRDRDGNPRGMTANSFTSVSLDPPLLLVCVGKAAASFPAFNQAQSFAVNFLHEGQVDVSSVFASKAADKFQSVNHDRAHTGAPILTDSLTWFDCTVHNRIEAGDHVILIGQVQAFGTSPSAPLGFCRGRYASVKDPLPAGWLASQDMIIGYLVEAGNRILLRSDGKGGWVLPTARRRKADSQLVLDGGEALSLVPENTFLYSVFDVADSDPGYLIYRAELSRESAQAALPDGHAFFAVDALPYERIATHELRAMLRRYARERQDKRFGIYIDTGDGGRVAMIDGQSQSWTQAAPE from the coding sequence ATGGTGGACGCAGTGGCCGTGGCACAAAGGACGATCGACCCGATCGCCTTGCGTCGTGCCTTCGGCACCTTCGTCACCGGCGTCACCGTCATCACCACACGCGATCGTGACGGCAATCCGCGCGGCATGACCGCCAACTCCTTCACCTCGGTCTCGCTCGACCCGCCATTGCTGCTGGTCTGCGTTGGCAAGGCGGCGGCGAGCTTTCCGGCCTTCAACCAGGCGCAGTCCTTCGCGGTCAATTTCCTGCATGAAGGCCAGGTTGACGTCTCGTCTGTGTTCGCGTCGAAGGCGGCGGACAAGTTCCAGTCGGTCAACCATGACCGCGCCCACACCGGTGCGCCGATCCTCACCGACAGCCTGACCTGGTTCGATTGCACCGTTCACAACCGCATCGAGGCCGGCGACCACGTCATCCTGATCGGCCAGGTCCAGGCTTTTGGAACCAGCCCATCGGCGCCGCTCGGATTTTGCCGTGGCCGTTACGCCAGCGTCAAGGATCCGCTGCCCGCCGGCTGGCTGGCCTCGCAGGACATGATCATCGGCTATCTGGTCGAAGCGGGGAACCGCATCCTCTTGCGCAGCGATGGCAAGGGAGGCTGGGTGCTGCCGACCGCGCGGCGCCGCAAGGCCGACAGCCAACTTGTGCTGGATGGTGGCGAGGCGCTGAGCCTCGTCCCGGAAAACACCTTCCTCTATTCGGTGTTCGACGTCGCCGACAGCGACCCCGGCTATCTCATCTACCGCGCCGAACTGAGCCGTGAGAGCGCGCAGGCCGCGCTGCCGGACGGCCACGCCTTCTTTGCCGTCGACGCGCTGCCCTATGAGCGGATCGCCACGCATGAATTGCGCGCCATGCTGCGCCGCTATGCGCGCGAGCGCCAGGACAAGCGCTTCGGCATCTACATCGACACCGGCGACGGCGGTCGCGTCGCCATGATCGACGGCCAGTCGCAATCGTGGACGCAGGCCGCGCCCGAATGA